A genomic segment from Lineus longissimus chromosome 15, tnLinLong1.2, whole genome shotgun sequence encodes:
- the LOC135499911 gene encoding uncharacterized protein LOC135499911, with amino-acid sequence MEETQAKTADQRLFDAVDEGNLKGVKHAITAGGDVNQKDKDGKLLVQIAIENLIQALKGQDQATTQDAKKAIVIELVEHHAYVNEQGVYDITALGYLLALHKLNSLYNDRQKLILLDVVRVLLNNGADVNIKDIGGQSPWHRAAKTPSIELLQLFFEHQSDVNVRGTGDQTALHTADDTDIVRLLLENKADVNAADKAGSSPLSHAAQRENKADVNAIDNEGRSPLSYAAGRGNTDVVRLLMENKADVHATDNEGRSPLSYAVERGYIGVVRLLIENKADVNAMVNKGRSPLWYAAGRGKIDVVRLLIENKADVHAIDNEGRSLLWYVAGRGNIDVVRLLIENKADVHAIDNEGRSPLLHAVERGNIDVVRLLLENKADVSATDYEGRSPLSYAAWECYIDVVRLLIENKADVHATDNEGRSPLLHAVQRGNIIVVRLLIENKADVNATDDYGRGPLWYAAGRGHIDVVRLLIENKADVDVTDNKGRSPLSYAAGRGNIDVVRLLIENKADVDATDNEGRDPLWYAEQGGNIDVVRLLIENKADVDATDNEGRDPLWYAEQGGNIDVLRLLIENKADVNVTDNKGRSPLSHAVGRGNIDVVRLLLENKADVNATDDKGRSPLLCVAEGGHIDVVRLLIENNADVNATDHKGRSPLSYAVKGGYINVVRLLIENNTDVNATDDKGRSPLSYAVKGGYINVVRLLIENKADVNATDDKGRSPLLCVAEGGHIDVVRLLIENNADVNATDDKGRSPLLCVAEGGHIDVVRLLIENKADVNVTDNKGRSPLSHAVGRGNIDVVRLLLENKADVNATDDKGRSPLLCVAEGGHIDVVRLLIENNADVNATDDKGRSPLLYAAWECNIDRVRLLIENKADVNATDKVGRSSLSYAAWECYIDVVRLLIENKADVNATDDKGRSPLSYAVKRGSINVVRLLIENKADVNATDDKGRSPLWYAARGGYIDRVRLLIENKADVNATDNKGRSPLSYAARRGNIDVVRLLIENKAYVNATHNEGRSPLSNAVKGGNIDVVRLLIENKADVNAIDNKGRSPLSNAVEGGNIDVVRLLIENKAYVNATHNEGRSPLSYAAWKCYIDVVRLLIENKADVHATDDEGRSPLWYAAWRGYIDVVRLLIENKADVNATDNEGRSPLSYAAWKCYIDVVRLLIENKADVNATDDEGRSPLSYAARRGNIDVVRLLIENKADVNATGDKGRSPLWYAAKGGHIDLARLLIKNKADVNATADEGRSPLLYAARRGHINVVRLLIKNKADVNATDNEGRSPLSYAAQGGHIDVVRLLIKNKADVHATDNEGRSPLSYAARRGDIDVVRLLIENKADVKATDNEGRSPLSYAAQGGDIDVVRLLIDNKADINATDSGGLKPLYFAIHNNKEVFDELLRCGAEIDGSDQRGLNILHIGLASVSESLLYVLEDTDDSHDTHEPRQKEKTVNAPGSYDRTMLHVAATLGLTKHMSVLLQYRGINVNARDIFGMTCLHYATIIGNEDIICNLLKAGADIGALDTAGRSVLHIAAIYGHSKLIETFTQIQNDLLQARDNQGRNCLHYAVIYRRDEVVKLLLNDQPDSQINSSEDNKGKKPIDYLYKFEENTLIRKLFGNQSPVIKIVNEYTDFSCHKSETNLLEVSKQCGIGSVKRISGFDLTTFAKQIQTKVEEVIREAIPESVDVIVIGCGSSFEGSKVGLPDELDFMVKLYSVYNQKLKKEGYGEMARDKEKTIQLNIDNTPYGIWLWNRLMIYWSEHQRQKEGEHQRTDHEPQFQMPLPPVRHPDHTTCTTWIWLYSDSMFKDLAVSIDFVPAIEIEDYDEERCFIVPKIPHKESIISKTFTTEELNQLGRISHPTQEVELLLDLDQHLMDVFITAKSLRKPEVCGFKMKNDKDETVPMGEYITSYRLKTSFMHLILEEFKFSKMSLGKMVLIVYEYLEKCLQRGDLPSFFKDSFELSVNVLEGSRLSKERSILAATKMTEFVRCLYERDFSSVKDKDLKEEQIAKRKFGDIFNGRRYDYDESSLSD; translated from the exons ATGGAGGAGACACAAGCAAAAACTGCCGACCAACGACTGTTCGATGCAGTAGATGAAGGGAACTTGAAAGGTGTTAAACACGCAATCACCGCTGGTGGGGATGTGAACCAGAAAGACAAAGATGGTAAGCTACTTGTGCAAATAGCTATTGAAAACCTTATTCAAGCACTAAAAGGCCAAGACCAGGCTACAACTCAAGATGCAAAGAAAGCAATTGTAATAGAATTAGTAGAGCATCATGCCTATGTCAATGAACAGGGTGTATATGATATAACTGCGTTAGGATATTTGCTAGCACTGCATAAATTAAATTCATTATACAATGATAGGCAAAAACTGATTCTGCTTGATGTTGTAAGAGTGTTGTTAAATAATGGTGCTGATGTCAACATCAAGGATATTGGTGGTCAATCTCCTTGGCACAGAGCAGCTAAGACCCCTTCCATTGAACTTCTGCAGTTATTTTTTGAGCACCAGTCTGATGTAAATGTCAGGGGTACAGGTGATCAAACTGCACTTCATACTGCTGATGACACAGACATTGTTAGATTATTgttagaaaacaaggctgatgtcaatgctgcaGACAAAGCAGGCAGTAGTCCACTCTCGCATGCAGCACAgagag aaaacaaggctgatgtcaatgctatagacaatgaaggcagaagtccactctcgtatgcggcaggAAGAGGTAACactgatgtagtcagattattgatggaaaacaaggctgatgtccatgctacagacaatgaaggcagaagtccactctcgtatgcggtaGAGAGAGGTTACATTggtgtagtcagattattgatagaaaacaaggctgatgtcaatgctatggtcaataaaggcagaagtccactctggtATGCGGCAGGgagaggtaaaattgatgtagtcagattattgatagaaaacaaggctgatgtccatgctatagacaatgaaggcagaagtctaCTCTGGTACGTGGCAGGgagaggtaacattgatgtagtcagattattgatagaaaataaGGCTGATGTTCATGCTatagacaatgaaggcagaagtccactcttgcATGCGGTAGAgagaggtaacattgatgtTGTTAGATTATTgttagaaaacaaggctgatgtcagtGCTACAGACTATGagggcagaagtccactctcgtatgcggcatgGGAATgttacattgatgtagtcagattattgatagaaaacaaggctgatgtccatgctacagacaatgaaggcagaagtccactcttgcATGCGGTACAGAGAGGTAACATTattgtagtcagattattgatagaaaacaaggctgatgtcaatgctacagacgatTATGGCAGAGGTCCACTCTGGTATGCAGCAGGGAGAGgtcacattgatgtagtcagattattgatagaaaacaaggctgatgtcgaTGTTACAGACaataaaggcagaagtccactctcgtatgcggcagggagaggtaacattgatgtagtcagattattgatagaaaacaaggctgatgtcgatgctacagacaatgaaggcagagaTCCACTCTGGTATGCGGAACagggaggtaacattgatgtagtcagattattgatagaaaacaaggctgatgtcgatgctacagacaatgaaggcagagaTCCACTCTGGTATGCGGAACagggaggtaacattgatgtactcagattattgatagaaaacaaggctgatgtcaatgttacagacaataaaggcagaagtccactctcgcaTGCGGTAGGGAGAGgcaacattgatgtagtcagattattgttagaaaacaaggctgatgtcaatgctacagacgataaaggcagaagtccactcttgtGCGTGGCAGAGGGAGgtcacattgatgtagtcagattattgatagaaaacaacgctgatgtcaatgctacagaccataaaggcagaagtccactctcgtatgcggtcAAGGGAGGTTACATtaatgtagtcagattattgatagaaaacaacactgatgtcaatgctacagacgataaaggcagaagtccactctcgtatgcggtcAAGGGAGGTTACATtaatgtagtcagattattgatagaaaacaaggctgatgtcaatgctacagacgataaaggcagaagtccactcttgtGCGTGGCAGAGGGAGgtcacattgatgtagtcagattattgatagaaaacaacgctgatgtcaatgctacagacgataaaggcagaagtccactcttgtGCGTGGCAGAGGGAGgtcacattgatgtagtcagattattgatagaaaacaaggctgatgtcaatgttacagacaataaaggcagaagtccactctcgcaTGCGGTAGGGAGAGgcaacattgatgtagtcagattattgttagaaaacaaggctgatgtcaatgctacagacgataaaggcagaagtccactcttgtGCGTGGCAGAGGGAGgtcacattgatgtagtcagattattgatagaaaacaacgctgatgtcaatgctacagacgataaaggcagaagtccactcttgtATGCGGCATGGGAATGTAACATTGATagagtcagattattgatagaaaacaaggctgatgtcaatgctacagacaaagTAGGCAGAAGttcactctcgtatgcggcatgGGAATgttacattgatgtagtcagattattgatagaaaacaaggctgatgtcaatgctacagacgataaaggcagaagtccactctcgtatgcggtcAAGCGAGGTTCCATtaatgtagtcagattattgatagaaaacaaggctgatgtcaatgctacagacgataaaggcagaagtccactctggtATGCGGCAAGGGGAGGTTACATTGATagagtcagattattgatagaaaacaaggctgatgtcaatgcaacagacaataaaggcagaagtccactctcgtatgcggcacggagaggtaacattgatgtagtcagattattgatagaaaacaaggcttaTGTCAATGCTACacacaatgaaggcagaagtccactctccaATGCGGTAAagggaggtaacattgatgtagtcagattattgatagaaaacaaggctgatgtcaatgctatagacaataaaggcagaagtccactctccaATGCGGTAGagggaggtaacattgatgtagtcaggttattgatagaaaacaaggcttaTGTCAATGCTACacacaatgaaggcagaagtccactctcgtatgcggcatgGAAATgttacattgatgtagtcagattattgatagaaaacaaggctgatgtccatgctacagacgatgaaggcagaagtccactctggtATGCGGCATGGAGAGgttacattgatgtagtcagattattgatagaaaacaaggctgatgtcaatgctacagacaatgaaggcagaagtccactctcgtatgcggcatgGAAATgttacattgatgtagtcagattattgatagaaaacaaggctgatgtcaatgctacagacgatgaaggcagaagtccactctcgtatgcggcaaggagaggtaacattgatgtagtcagattattgatagaaaacaaggctgatgtcaatgctacaggcgataaaggcagaagtccactctggtATGCGGCAAAGGGAG GTCACATTGATTTAGCcagattattgataaaaaacaaagctgatgtcaatgctacagccgatgaaggcagaagtccactcttgtATGCGGCACGGAGAGGTCACATtaatgtagtcagattattgataaaaaacaaggctgatgtcaatgctacagacaatgaaggcagaagtccactctcgtatgcggcacaAGGAGgtcacattgatgtagtcagattattgataaaaaacaaggctgatgtccatgctacagacaatgaaggcagaagtccactgtCGTATGCGGCACGGAGAGgtgacattgatgtagtcagattattgatagaaaacaaggctgatgtcaaagctacagacaatgaaggcagaagtccactctcgtatgcggcacagggaggtgacattgatgtagtcagactATTGATAGATAACAAGGCTGATATCAATGCTACAGACAGCGGAGGTCTCAAGCCACTTTATTTTGCAATACACAACAACAAAGAAGTATTTGATGAACTGCTTAGATGTGGGGCAGAAATTGATGGCTCAGATCAAAGAGGTCTAAATATCCTACACATTGGATTAGCGAGTGTCAGTGAGAGCTTATTGTATGTTCTTGAGGATACAGATGATTCACATGATACACATGAGCCAAGGCAGAAGGAGAAAACTGTCAATGCTCCTGGAAGTTACGACAGGACAATGCTTCATGTCGCTGCAACCCTTGGGCTCACTAAACACATGTCAGTCTTGCTCCAATATCGTGGAATAAATGTGAATGCCCGTGACATCTTCGGCATGACCTGTCTTCATTATGCAACAATAATAGGAAATGAAGACATAATCTGTAACCTTCTCAAGGCAGGGGCCGATATTGGAGCACTGGATACTGCAGGGAGGTCTGTTTTGCATATTGCAGCAATCTATGGACATTCCAAATTGATAGAAACTTtcactcaaattcaaaatgacttGCTTCAAGCAAGAGACAACCAAGGACGGAATTGCCTACACTATGCTGTGATCTACAGAAGAGATGAAGTAGTAAAACTACTTCTCAATGATCAGCCAGATTCTCAAATTAATTCTAGCGAGGACAATAAGGGAAAGAAGCCAATAGACTATCTGTACAAATTTGAGGAAAACACTTTGATACGGAAACTGTTCGGCAATCAATCTCCAGTTATCAAAATTGTCAACGAATACACTGACTTTTCATGCCACAAGAGTGAAACAAATCTCTTAGAGGTATCAAAACAGTGTGGTATCGGCTCTGTCAAGAGAATTTCAGGTTTTGATCTGACTACTTTTGCAAAACAAATCCAAACAAAAGTTGAGGAGGTGATCCGTGAAGCTATACCAGAGTCTGTTGATGTTATAGTCATTGGTTGTGGAAGTTCCTTTGAAGGTTCAAAAGTTGGACTTCCAGATGAACTAGATTTCATGGTCAAACTATATTCAGTTTATAACCAAAAACTGAAAAAGGAGGGCTATGGAGAGATGGCAAGAGATAAAGAAAAGACTATACAACTGAACATAGACAATACACCATATGGTATATGGCTGTGGAATAGACTGATGATCTACTGGAGTGAACATCAGCGTCAAAAGGAAGGTGAACATCAAAGAACTGATCATGAACCCCAGTTTCAGATGCCATTGCCTCCGGTGCGACACCCTGATCACACTACTTGTACAACCTGGATCTGGTTATATAGTGACAGTATGTTCAAGGATTTGGCAGTTTCAATAGATTTCGTCCCTGCTATTGAAATCGAGGATTATGACGAGGAGAGATGCTTTATTGTTCCAAAAATACCACACAAAGAGAGCATCATCTCTAAAACTTTCACCACAGAGGAACTGAACCAACTTGGTCGCATATCCCATCCAACGCAGGAGGTTGAGCTCCTACTCGACTTGGACCAACACTTGATGGATGTGTTCATAACAGCAAAGAGCCTACGAAAACCTGAGGTTTGTGGATTCAAGATGAAGAATGACAAAGATGAGACAGTTCCAATGGGCGAGTACATTACCAGCTACAGACTGAAAACTTCATTTATGCATTTGATATTAGAAGAGTTTAAATTTTCAAAGATGTCACTTGGCAAAATGGTACTGATAGTCTATGAATATCTAGAGAAATGCCTCCAAAGGGGCGACCTTCCATCATTCTTTAAAGATAGTTTTGAACTATCAGTGAATGTGCTGGAAGGATCCAGGTTGAGTAAGGAACGTAGCATTCTGGCAGCAACGAAAATGACAGAATTTGTAAGGTGTTTGTATGAAAGAGATTTCTCATCAGTTAAAGACAAGGATTTAAAAGAGGAGCAAATTGCAAAAAGAAAgtttggggacattttcaaTGGAAGACGGTATGACTATGATGAGTCGAGCCTGTCAGATTGA